Below is a genomic region from Astyanax mexicanus isolate ESR-SI-001 chromosome 25, AstMex3_surface, whole genome shotgun sequence.
CcactaacagacgcctgtgccgACCAGCAGTTCAACGGGAGTGATAAATaggagagagagcgccacctactgtagcCATCCAGATAGAACAGCGTGGccaacaattgtgctctctctcggactcctgctgctgatggtgAAAGGCAGCATAGTCCAAGATTTAAACACCAGATTTTCGGGTTTTCTGTATTAAAAATAGCAGGAAACAACTGCTCTGACCAGCAAATGAACCAAGACCTGGGAATGaaaaaagaaacttaaaaaaaattcatGTGTTTTAATGAGCTACCAATTTTGCTTGTAGATAATATATATGAACGTGTGCGTTAACAATAtcataaaataagctaaataataataatagtcacaaaagcaaaacaaaaagggAGTAAAGTTAAGTAAGACATTTTAATTGCCTAAAAAGTCAAAAATAAAAGATATAATTTTTGGTATATATTGTTCAGCAGAGGGTTAGAGGACTTGATATTGTTTAGCCCTTTGTATAAAACAAAACTCGAATGTTCTGTGAACAGTGACGTGGCAGGAGATAGAGAATCACTGTTAATCTCAGTAAGTAGAAGTCTTTTACTtctcacttttatttttattaatttctgtaACACTAAGTGTTTCTTAGCTTTTATGATGCCTTTTAGAAGGTTACACGGCACACACCTGCAGAATGTCatgtaattagtgtaattaatgtaaatatatggatatatatatatacgtttttatttttctttatctcaACTGAAGTATAGTTTCTCTCACTCAAACTTATACGTATATAAGAGCTCAGAGGACACCTGAAATCCTCACAGGGCAAACTGCagattttatgtgattttatccccctacaaaaaaaaattacaggaaagcccaaaacaaagaaactgaagcaaacaaacgagaaaaaaaataaaataaaaaaaattccacAGCAGCTTATGCTGCAACTGCACTTCAAAATCTCTAGCATCAGCCAGACCGTCTCAGTTACAGAGACCGGGAGTAAAACAGGAAGTAAAGTTGGAAAGGTGGGGGGTTAGTATCTAACGCTTTACAGCTCATTTCAGTAAGTATAATGTCCACCCCCTAGAAGAGGAAAAGGcaggggagggagggagagagggaggaggagggagggaagTGGAGAAGTAGTACAAGGCCGGGGGTCTCTAGAATAAGGGGAGGAGGTTTCTGGAGGTCTTCAGAAGGAGCCGTGGTCCTGGCCCCCCAGAGAATTCACCTCAATGTACGACCAGAGCTCCAGCGGCGTAACTCACTGAGCTGTCTGACCAGTTTCGGCACTGACTGGACTGAGCATAGTTCAGGAAAGAAAAGTTCATGTCTAACCCGTTCTTCTTCAGCTCTGCCACGGCCTGGAAGAAAGtggaaacaaagcaaaaaaaaaaaaaatcaaaatttaaaaacaaaatatttcaaatttcatttcagctcgttttcattctggcttctcatcgtttaataagtaaaaatataaaaagtgctGGTTTCTAAACGACTTCAAGAGTAAAAACTGGAGATACATACAGAGTAATGAAAGGAGATACTTTTCCCACCTTTGCTTTAAAGAAACCCAATATCAGAGATGTTAAATGATTAATGAGGAGATCAACCAATTAAATTCAATCACGTTTTGAATGGAAGTTCTCGTAATGCTCATCATGGCATCTGCTTAcagcaaaaagagccaatcagcttcctGGTTGCACAGAGGAGGTATGAGGTCTAGTGGTGAAACCCCCTCCCAAACAGGTTATCATATATGCTCATGTTTGAGCAAAATGGCTGATCTAGTTTACTCTAATTAATTAACCAGATGATAATGacatttctgctgctgctccatgctaagctatTTTCACACGGAATGTGGTATGTgccatttccccattcagaggtgagcattatcggcctgtagcctgccactaaccctggttagcactgcaggagcagcactagcattaccctaccagtgctagctctttcaccattcagcggtgagtatatcagactgtagtctgtgtgtttactgtgtgtttaaaacaagctacgtgggatgaacctctagcttactggaacactcagtgtaGCCCTGTCAGGAGGcaaccgctagcggttagccgctaatgctccagccttagtgctagagaaatttGGTAATCTAATCTGACAGTAATTAACAGAAACTCTTTACTCGCTCACATAAACAGCTttcgggagagaaatctgtgtagattaacatccagctaggcctgtcacaacaacaaaattttcaggacgatatatcgttccagaaattattgcgataaacaataatattgtaatttttaagcACCACTAGAGaattttttcctgcttctgggctccaaAAGGTGCTTTAAGACAATTTGCTACactaataatataatagcataaaactatcacaccattttacagttaaactaagtttatattataaagagcagacattgggctcccaatataaaaatattttaatatcctaaataactaaaacaaataaagtacacccACCCTGGGTTCTGAAAAACTGCACTGAATATTACACAGACCTTTATTCAAAAAAGAAAGtaacaaatagattaaagtaacatttacattaattattttttaaaaactctgAACACATTTGCTTAGTCCATGTGATTGAAGAcacttgctataaatgtatttttaatgtaactgtgtCAATGTAAATTCTAAGCAAGAAGCAAATTATTGCGACAGGCctacatccagcacttgtttaactttaaaaaaaaagttatttttattacaattttgtttacttagcccaACTTTACCTAACTTAGTTACCCTCCCCCCACCTCCACTACCACACAGCGGTGAAAAATACAACAAGAAGGGATTATCATCAACCTGTGGTTGGCTGGTAagtctgatgaacttatcttgtacaacagaggtaactcttactcttcctttcaaGATGTGGTCCTGATAAatgataatgtttttgatggtgatggttttttgatggtgtttgaagtgactgcacttgaggatacttttaaagttcttgaaatcctttttttcagattgaccgaccatttttttcttaatgtattttttttatatctttatttagttgagtagttctagcttctcataatctgaattagtacATTACTCatatagagttattcactgtatacctgtaactctacctctttactactttacaactgatgcttttaaacagatttaatagtttgtgtgtatgtggaaagtgggctttattaaaaaaataaatgactgagTATTTAAGCATTTGATCTCACTAATCAGAAGGaatgtataaagacttttatCTGGACATttaggggcagtttcccagacagggattaagctaagccttagactacacagcattttaaatggagattttccactgaaaggaaaataaagtCTATGTctacgactaggcttaatccctgtctgggaaactgccccatagTGTGTCATTCTCCCCCGACTCAAACATTTTGATGGCAGCACATCATCTATCAGACTccctaaaatcaatatttgtgctGTGATAAGCTGGTGATCGCtagaaatcagatttgagtcactttcatatgtagtTCTAAATCAAACATGTATCCGTAAACGGTCATATGCTGAAttaatgtgtctttttgcttttacgtattagcattagcgctacatgccTCTCTCTCGTAAAcatcacacatctcttggtgcagctgtgcagctatagctgcaaaaacagcaaaagcaaacctccTGTCCTTTTtaacctcctggacctgagcatgaacttcagagcagctgtttactctccactccagctaaagatgctccacatatgatctgctaactcatccatttccctttataaagctacgagtctctcgcctctctaatatgaggttttttgttgttggtgaagaaggaggcgtttttacaggtatcagtgtgcagcatgtgagatgtttcaggaacagattcgttcacagtacacatatattatacagatcacttacatttgtgagtgtgaaccatcaagacagacaaatctgatctgagcaaaaaaatcagatttgagcaatgtggcttttaatgtgaacgtagcctaagataCAGTGTAAAGCAGTGAGTGTACAGCTACAGTGTAAGAGTGTAAATGTActgttccctcaaaataactaaCACACTGTGTGTTGATTATTTTGAGGGAACATTAAatgtactctactatactgtagctgtacgctgactactttacactgcattaaagtctcatatcttcagtgtttcccataaaaaaattaagatttacaTTAGGTCCTACATTCAGTATTTAATAATTTTTGTGGCTAAATATTAGCCACAAAACAAATACCGGTAAAATAAAACTTACATTCAGTAGAACACCAATGGGGTGGCGACCACAAATAGTATTGTGATATTTCTTCAAGTAGTTACTAAAGGAAACTGGGTCCAGCTGTTCTATAATTCCCATACcctggagagaaaaacaaaaacagacatacaaaaaaactattgttttaaACAGATATGCACACAACAAGAGGTTCAGGCTAAATTAGGTCAGGCTTAGTTtacgttactatcctagccctgtacagcttagTAGTAAACTGAGTAGCTGATGCAGATGTGTGATTAATGACGTTGAATGCTTGATTTAATTCAACTTCATTTATGTGAGTAGTGTATAAAATAGAGTGTAAATTTGCCTATTTTCCTgccctgtgtgtaaaacatcatCTATCTGCAGAGCAGGAGATCAGGCTGTAGTTTTAGAGAAGCTAGGCTAACGCTAACCACaagttttatttcttatttacagTTACTAAAGCTGCTAGACTAGTTAAACAAGACGTGTCAGTAAGTTTATTATTGTATCTCACTCCCATGTAGcaaacaagttagcattagcgGTTTTCCCAGTGTTTTCCACTCTACCATTCAACCTTAAATGCActaaaacagcagttttaaaaCACGCCCTCATTTTAGAGATAAATAAAATTAGAGAATTTTATTCTCATTTTAATTATCCTAGATTAGTTAAACAAGAAGAGTCTGTAAGTTTACTTCTCACTAGCATTTTGCAAACAAGTTGGCATTAGGGTTTTCCCAGTGTTTTCCACTAtacacttccaccttaaatgcactagaccAGTAGTTTCAAGACATGGCCTAGGTTAAGAGAAgctaagctaatgttagctaaaagtTTAATTCTCATGTAAAAGTTACTAAATCCTGCTACACTAGTTAAACTAGACGAATCCGTAAGTTTATATCTTGCTCGCATTTAGCGAGTTTAGCGCACTTAGTTAGCATTGCctgagattttattattttttttattgtttttcaactTAAAATGCACTAAACCAGCAGTTTCAAGACACGCCCTAATTTAAGagaagctaagctaacgttagcaaCAAGTTTTCTTCAATTTACTCTCACTCGGTGTTACCAGAGCCTGCTAGAGCAGTTAAACAAGATGCGTCTCATTTTTAGCAAATGTATGATCTCAGTCGCTCCCATTCCACTTTAATTGGCATTTTTCTGATCTTGAAGTTGTGTGGAAATGTATGAGAATCACAGCTGAGTGTATGTTTATATGACAAGTAAACTGTTATTGTGTTAAGGAGATGTTTAATAATATTAACGTAATTAAACATTAACATAACTGTTTCCTGACAAATCTTGGGTTCGTTCTTTATGTAAactctaatatttttaataatggtggTACGTTATGAGTGTTGATTAAACAATTACAACATTTGTGAAGTAAAAATCTCCTTCATCTGAACTAAACCTGTAATTATAACTAAAACAACCCTAAATTACGCTGAATTGAATCAGATCGATTCTGTAAATCAGTGATGTCAAACTGCTACATCACTGGACAAAGATGACTTGCCAATGGTCTTCCCTCCCAGACAGAGAGATGTCTATGACATCACACAAAATGAAATATGTAATCTCTAGATGATCAGGCTAACAGAGCCTTGGGttttatgtgtttctaataaaaaacagaaattataATATTACCATCTTGTCGAGATGCTCGATAGATCTATAAATCTCGCCTTGATTTTCATCGTAGTAGGTGTAGCGGAATCGCTGACCTGGGAAAGAGAAAGTAAACATTTTTGAGAAATTATGGAAATCTTCTAAGTTTAAAAGGTCtgatgtacagtggcttgcaaaagtattcattccccttaaacatttttcacattttgtcaaccatacaaccacaaacttatgtattttattaagattttaataagtgatagaccaacataaaggagcacataattgtgaagtggaatgaaaattctACAAAAatgtgacgtttttttttttgactaaatatatatcgtgatattaaacaatgcaggacccatgacatcaccagccccgcccccacctgtgTGCTGTCTCACGCCAGAGATCCAGACCAAACcgaaggaaaacagcaaaaaaacaaacaaaaaaaaaacaatcattttcccatttaaaaaaatttaatggccttttaaaaggtaaataagagagtttttctgagattaaaagctcagttttggctgtaactggaaatatctgtgcaaaactgtcccagaatgaggtgcacagctttttgGCTGCCActgtgtttacaagcacatgcccaaccatgagATGACCATgcagttaccttttttttttacgcccctccccctcccactcctttatgtgttccttcatagtctggatcacttcactattcatttataatgtaggaaaaataagattaataaaaacattgaataagaaggtgtgttcaGACTTctgcctggaaaaaaaaaaactagttagtattagCCATTAGTCTTATAATAATTGCTACTCATcaatattaaaaacaattataaaatctGCATTGTCATTTTTAGTATTAAACATTATAACATCCtgaattttatatgtattttattaagaatgCTCAGCTTTCAGCCAAAAGAATGTTTCAGAATAAAGcgctatccggacgggattagtttctcagggggacgtctgtgcaaaatatttcactcttctattcagtgataaaactcctacatccggactgcaattgaaaaaacaagaggaccagtgagttttcacTGACATCAtctagttcagtagctcctccatttccactcgctgttgtgtttaacattgatctccgtggaaacacgtgcccaaagtgtaattacagggcgcggcagtggacaaatagctattttattaaacgcgaggagacgaaactcagaagCTGATCCACacgagactaaaattaccggagccTATTACTCCAGAACACTAATTACCATACATAGGAATAAGTGAATTTGCACACTAGGCTTTAATTACGGACCCAGGTGTGCTTGCTCCTTGAGTTCGGtttgttctgtttttctgttctGTTGCAAATGTGGAAGCCATCTGCTCCCAGTGCCATGTGTGAGGTCGAGTGATTGGATCATTTTGTCACATACTGTAATAAGTACGTAATAAGCTATGTGGGGTGAGTGCTGGTCTCTAAAACTCTGTTCCTCACCACTTGAACGTGATTATATCCAATAAGTATGATTATTTAAATCAGAAAGCGGACTAAGCTTCATTAAGTTATTTACATgtaatcattagcattagcatggtgGATTTTACTGCTGTGATTTTGTGATTGCTGTGGGCTGGTTAAGAACTTATTTAGAAGTCCAGCCCTCTTTACAGATACTATAATGTGATTTGGAGCACAGCCTCAGGAGTCCCTACGTTAGAGAGAAGATCTAAACACTCACCCCAGTGGCAGAAGTCTGATGAGATGATGAACAGGTTAGAAGGATCAGCTAGATATTTGCTGAGCAGCTTGCCGTACTCCTGTTCTTTAGACTCGCTCAGAGCTCCCACCAGAACGGGAACAATGCTGAACTCGTCTTTATAGCTGTGAACAAGAGAATGTGACTTTGTGGATTATCAGCAACTCATCACTTATTCAGCTCTTATTGTAAGAAGCAAGCTGATTGGATGCATTTGTTAAAGGGTGAGAATTGAACGGACATTGGGTTGAGCATTACGAGAACTTCCTGCCATAATTTAGTCAGTGGCTAATCtcacaaagttttttttcattcattttaaaatgtctagttgtgtctagtatgaatgaatgtgcCACCATGTGAGCTAATTGGACTCtgactggctaacagcactgcgaggcagcgagacggaGAACAGTtataaacgttttaaaataaagacatctcacactaataacagtctttacaaagTCAGaggttactttacaacatgtgtaataataccCTGCTCAATGCAGTTCAGCagtccaccggagatcctatataaatctatagttacttacacacagaggtgggtagtccaggtaaacagaactgttgtaaacatatacctacctatctcaattgtacttggctggtggtgtttctccatagactaattctaaccatttgctctttagctctgaattactgggttaCGTATctaaacactgatgtgatattcgcacaaataacacaggaatgaactgcatgctgttcctagtgctgttggCTCCTATCTGACAAGACGGCGTCGCCGCCTGGCTTTAGCTCGTCTGTAAGCGGTCCCTATATATTCATAGTGTTTCGTGCTGTTAACAGGAGTGCAGGACTCTTAGCATTTAGCAGATTAGGAATGAGGAGCTTACTCCGCTTTTGCTGCATTTGTGATGGACCGGAATTtcttttaatttcatttgttcttaaagtatttttttctttacttagttgagcagttcttgcttttcataatatgaattaaaacattactcaaatacagctattcactgtataccacctctataataataaatgttgGTAATAATATCCCCTAATCCCCTAATTATCAATCAGGTTACTATTTTAATTTCCCTGAGGAAAACCCTCCCAAAGGGATCAataaagatctatctatctatcactttttttttattactatttttagcaaatgaaaaattcacactgttctcatttcaatcacagattatatctgtccagtataatttattttactttaatcctggatatacagagatatatgaagtgcattattgTTAGTATTATGACATTATGGATCATTGATTttgtaaaattcttgtattttttaatatctcagttaggggtgtgctatatcattgtatgtgttgcagtagtgtattcttaattttttttttattcagtgttttgtcatatcgccaaaagtatcatgaaatatcatgatattattttagggccatatcgcccacccatagTCTCGGCTCGGCTTGTGTTCAGCTGGTGAAACTAGACCACAGTTTATTACGCAGTGGAATCGaattaaactggagaaactctcACCTCTCCATGGCTTTGGCAGTGTAAGGCAGGTGCATCTCAATGCTGTGCTCATCTTCATCTGTCTGCAGAGTCATCCTCTCAAACATGCCCGTCTTCCACAGGTCAGCATAAACTGAAAGAGGACAAAATATTACTACAGTTTAGTGAAAATAATATCTAATGAGCTGGGTTCAATTTTAACTAACTTTTAAGTGTCTGTCAGTGTCTGCCTCGACATAAACTAAacaatgtttgagtaaattggAATTAAAAACTTGGGAtagctgtaaataaataatatatatatctcTTAAAACCCAAGGCTATTTTATATAGCTTGATGTACCTTTATGTGcgtaaaataacaaagaatttaAGGAGATTCTACACTACTTAGATATATGTCTTATAAAATAACTAAACTCCGATACATTTTACATGAATAGTTAAAGTAGTTTGCTCTGTGATGGAAGAGGAGATTAAAGGGAGCAGAAAAAAGAGCAGAGAAACTGACATAATGGACATTTATGAAAGCTGTGAAGTGTCTACCCTGTTTACAGAACAGAGACAGCAAAAACATTAATGTATCAGTTTTATActgtcatttatttgcaaaaaatgagaaaaaagccaaaaataatgaaaacgttggaaataaaacaatttcatattcatttagaaacaacaatactaatgtttaaaCTCAGGAAAAAATCAGAAATCATTTTTTGTGGAATAACACTGCTTCATACCACAGTTCCACTAAAAACCTGTGGAAtgttatcaagaggaagatggataatcacaagccatcaaaccaagctgaactgcttgaatttttgcacaaggagtaaaggcataaagttatccaaaatcagtgtgtaagactggtggaggagaacatgatgccaagatgcataaaaaatgtgattaaaaaccagggttattcattCAAATATTGATACTGATATTCTAaactctaaactaaactaatataaacttgttttctttgcattatttgaggtctggtaGTAGGGCTGcaaatctctcagtgtctggcaATTCACGATTCTAATTCTGTTTTTTGGGGTTATGGCTTGATTTAGAAATGATTTTTGATTCTGGAACAATTTTTCGATTACAATGGTccataaatattgtttaaattatgtgattgAGAAGATGAAACAACAATTTAGACaaacagaacatttattttaaacaataattatAAAATTCCTCACTGTATCAAAGCTTTTTGCAACATTTCatatttcagaattttttttttgtaaatctttaaaacgtaaccttaaaaataaaacatagacGTTAGAATCTTTTCAACCATATTGCATCATGGCTCCATTTTCAAAACGTAACCTTATATATTAAACGTACAGAAGGTTAAATATTAAACACACAACTTTTtcgttattttgaccatttctctttttttttttttttgcaaaaaaacactctaaacatttttattagaacctttgtccatagtttatattatatataatcattttactcaaacataaacctattaatggtaaaataagagaaacttaccatttttaagtggtattaaTTTTTTCAGGAGCTGTATGTACTACTGTATGTGCTTTACCTCCTGTAATAAAGTTCTATGTATAGCATAGAATACCAGAGAATATCAcctctaaataaatatatgtaagaataaaaggataaaaaataaagcattattGGTGTAGATTGTTCATTTTACCCTTCTGGTCAATCCTCAGGTCATACAGTGGTGTTCTGTAGACCTCAGCAGGAGAGAGGGCACACCGGGACAGCGGCACGTGGTGCGACGGTCCGAGAATAAACACTCTCCGgctattaaacacaaatataagagagagaaagagagagaaagaatgttgTCAGTTCTTTAATAACAGAAAAACAGTTCACTTATAATGATAGTATTGAGCAAAAGCAGAACACTCACGTAATCGAGGGATCCACCTGCTTATAGGCATGCGCCGCACAAGCCCCGCAATAGGTATACCCAGCATGCCTGCTcaaaacaataataacaaaataaaaatactgaattCAGCGGAGGCAACAACCAGTATATAAGACCTTATAACCGTCATAATAACTCTTTAACCACAGAATTATTTGAGATTCTGCTTGCAGCAGTGAGGAAAGTTCTCAGAAGGAGGTAAAACAGTTTAAATTTTGCATGTAGGAACTACTGATTTTTTTGCaatgtaaggtgcacttaaaatccttaaattttcccaaacaaTCGAgagtgccccttataatctggtgccccttatatatgaattttaccagtcaggtattaatgagcagtaaagccactccattgaAGTACAGTGTAATAAGAATAAGttttcagtcaagtttctccagcactatggcTGGAGCCACTAACCACTGtttttctgttcagaggtgagtattatctaggggtgtcacgattctgtaaatcctcgattcgattttatttccgatttaagggtcacaattcgattcgattctcgattttttttctttttttttttttacagcagagaggcctatgccagttttagattagtctatggtcagtcattggtttgattaatcaaatttacaatttcttattttaaaagatgggcttgatataagtgatgcaaagcgatacaagtgatctgtaatacaccacattaggcactaatggtaaaatataaataattttattaagatatatatgtaatgccatctagtggcttttttggtagcagcagtgtgcactattaaaacagcaacataacaaaataaataataaaaaaatacaggaacagtcatgttcaaaataatataacaattagagccttaacaaactgaactctattcactataacagttaaacatgaaaaataagactaagacttttttggtccctgagaatgacaagttttttttctttaataaagatatattattaactttatctgagagaaagatgctctttAAGGGACcacaaatattaacatatttgaggctagacaaaacaactgttatttttacattttcaagtttttctttaagaaaatgagaatgtccacattctctggagaaagggctgctctttgagcagtcacaatgtcagCGGCgtcagctacagtgtgctgcgccatttgcttAGCgtgcgtgcttgcgtagcttagagggaggaatCGGCGATACTCTTATAAATtcaaggctcgagaccatgaaataattttgatcgattccgatgaaatatcgaaattgtgacacccctagtattatcagactatagtctgcatgtttaaagtgttaaaataaactacactGGTCaagccactagctaatatcacactGGCTTAcgagaacactcagggttcctcagtgtagtgccgTCAGGTGGCATTAGCGCCTAAACTCTGGCGGTTagccgttaatgctaatgcttcagccttagtgctggagaaatttgggggctctaaacttattgtaaataaacggaagtgctttactcactcaaataaacagttttcaggagagaaatatgtgaagATTAACATCCCACACTCTTGTTGACTTTATTACAgaatttttaatacagttttgtttgcttagcttagttctacttaacttagttagctaaaccccaccaccaccactcagcagcaagacctgctgaatttccTTATagtagaagttccttatagtgtctcttaaaatgcgccttataatcc
It encodes:
- the memo1 gene encoding protein MEMO1, producing the protein MSNRMVCREASHAGSWYTASGSQLNAQLEGWLSQAQSTAGPARAIIAPHAGYTYCGACAAHAYKQVDPSITRRVFILGPSHHVPLSRCALSPAEVYRTPLYDLRIDQKVYADLWKTGMFERMTLQTDEDEHSIEMHLPYTAKAMESYKDEFSIVPVLVGALSESKEQEYGKLLSKYLADPSNLFIISSDFCHWGQRFRYTYYDENQGEIYRSIEHLDKMGMGIIEQLDPVSFSNYLKKYHNTICGRHPIGVLLNAVAELKKNGLDMNFSFLNYAQSSQCRNWSDSSVSYAAGALVVH